One window of the Marinilactibacillus sp. Marseille-P9653 genome contains the following:
- a CDS encoding deoxyribonuclease IV — MVLIGSHVGMKGKPMLLGSAEEAASYEAKTFMIYTGAPQNTRRKDISEMNIESGQAFMKENGIDVNDIVVHAPYIINLGNTVKPENFGFAIEFMKEEIKRAEALGATQMTMHPGAHVGAGVDAAIDQIAKGLNEILHEDQTIQIALETMAGKGTEIGRNFEELARIIEKVELKDKVSVTLDTCHTHDAGYDIKDDFDGVLEEFDRIIGLDRLKVLHINDSKNVKGAAKDRHANIGFGEIGFEALSKVVHHPKLVSVPKILETPYVGEDKKNKKAPYGHEIQMLRNNVFNPNLLQEIFEEKDWK; from the coding sequence ATGGTTCTTATCGGTTCACATGTAGGGATGAAAGGTAAACCTATGTTACTAGGATCGGCAGAAGAAGCCGCATCTTATGAAGCCAAAACGTTTATGATTTACACGGGTGCTCCTCAAAATACAAGACGCAAAGATATATCAGAAATGAATATCGAGTCAGGTCAAGCTTTTATGAAAGAGAATGGCATTGATGTTAATGATATCGTCGTTCATGCACCTTATATCATTAACTTGGGGAATACGGTTAAACCTGAGAATTTTGGTTTTGCAATAGAGTTTATGAAAGAAGAAATCAAAAGAGCTGAAGCTCTCGGGGCGACTCAAATGACGATGCATCCGGGTGCTCACGTAGGTGCAGGTGTAGATGCTGCGATTGATCAGATAGCAAAAGGGTTGAATGAAATTCTTCATGAAGATCAAACAATCCAGATTGCACTGGAAACTATGGCGGGTAAAGGAACGGAAATCGGTAGAAACTTTGAAGAACTAGCTAGAATCATTGAAAAAGTAGAGCTGAAAGATAAAGTATCCGTTACTTTAGATACGTGCCATACGCATGATGCAGGATATGATATTAAAGATGATTTCGATGGTGTATTAGAAGAATTTGACCGTATTATTGGACTAGATCGATTGAAAGTCCTCCACATCAATGATTCTAAAAATGTGAAAGGTGCCGCGAAAGATCGACATGCTAACATTGGATTTGGAGAGATCGGATTCGAAGCGCTGAGTAAAGTCGTGCATCATCCTAAACTAGTATCTGTTCCAAAAATTCTTGAGACCCCTTATGTAGGGGAAGATAAGAAAAATAAAAAAGCACCTTATGGTCATGAAATTCAAATGCTCAGGAATAACGTATTCAATCCTAATTTACTTCAAGAAATTTTTGAAGAAAAAGACTGGAAGTAA
- the hisS gene encoding histidine--tRNA ligase: protein MGYQKLKGTPDFLPEDTNKWQFVESKSRELLSRYQFKEIRTPIFEQFELFARGVGETSDIVSKEMYDFYDKGERHVALRPEGTAGVVRSYVENKLYGPEHQKPTKFYYIAPMFRYERPQKGRMRQFHQLGVEVFGSQNPETDVETMALAMDLFKSFQIKNLKLVINSLGDVETRKVYRQALIDYLEPFKEELSKDSKERLYKNPLRVLDSKDKNDKKIVQSAPSILDYLDDQSSKHFETVKASLEALDIEYVIDSNMVRGLDYYNDTIFEIMTEDPNFGSNTTVCAGGRYDKLVEEVGGPETAGFGFGIGLERLVMLLENAQFEFPVIDALDAFIVTIGESTNKEATKLAHALRKNGMNVEREFLNRKPAKQFKTADKLNAQYVFTLGENELAEGTVNIKKLSTGEQIKLALSDLYSEDHEDLTAEIESRLKK from the coding sequence ATGGGCTATCAAAAACTTAAAGGCACACCAGATTTCTTACCTGAAGACACGAACAAATGGCAATTTGTAGAGTCAAAATCCAGAGAACTATTATCACGCTATCAATTCAAAGAAATACGTACACCGATTTTTGAGCAGTTTGAATTGTTTGCACGTGGTGTTGGAGAAACAAGTGATATTGTATCTAAAGAAATGTATGACTTTTACGATAAAGGAGAAAGACACGTAGCGTTGCGTCCAGAAGGTACAGCGGGTGTCGTTCGTTCTTATGTTGAAAATAAATTATACGGACCAGAACATCAGAAACCGACTAAATTTTATTATATTGCCCCAATGTTTCGCTATGAGCGCCCTCAAAAAGGACGCATGAGACAATTCCACCAGTTAGGTGTTGAAGTATTCGGTAGTCAAAATCCTGAAACAGACGTTGAAACAATGGCGCTGGCAATGGATTTGTTTAAATCTTTCCAGATCAAAAATCTTAAACTAGTGATCAATTCATTAGGAGACGTTGAAACAAGAAAAGTATATCGTCAGGCATTAATTGACTATCTAGAACCTTTTAAAGAAGAACTCAGTAAAGATTCAAAAGAACGATTATACAAAAATCCTTTAAGAGTATTAGACAGTAAAGATAAAAATGATAAAAAAATCGTTCAGTCAGCACCATCGATATTAGATTATTTAGATGATCAGTCGTCAAAACACTTCGAAACGGTCAAAGCCTCTCTTGAAGCACTGGATATCGAATATGTTATAGATTCTAACATGGTAAGAGGCCTAGATTATTATAATGACACGATTTTTGAAATCATGACAGAAGATCCTAATTTTGGATCAAACACCACAGTTTGTGCGGGTGGTCGTTACGATAAGCTTGTAGAAGAAGTCGGAGGACCTGAAACAGCAGGTTTTGGCTTTGGAATTGGCTTGGAACGTTTAGTTATGCTGCTTGAGAACGCGCAATTTGAGTTTCCTGTAATTGATGCATTAGATGCCTTTATCGTTACAATCGGAGAATCAACAAATAAAGAAGCAACGAAACTAGCACACGCCTTAAGAAAGAACGGAATGAACGTTGAACGTGAATTCTTGAATCGTAAACCAGCAAAACAATTCAAAACAGCTGATAAGTTAAATGCTCAGTATGTATTTACTTTAGGTGAAAACGAACTCGCTGAAGGAACAGTTAACATTAAAAAACTTTCTACAGGAGAGCAAATCAAATTAGCCTTGAGCGATTTGTATAGTGAAGATCATGAAGATCTTACTGCTGAAATAGAATCTAGATTAAAAAAATAG
- the recX gene encoding recombination regulator RecX, whose translation MNRSDKEKKFNEQLIRLQPNQPQETKKVGKESGKKPSIQKETKSVNEEKITSIQAQKRPGRYNIFINEVYAFPVDEELIIRHMLHKGMVVSKEFQESLQEEDVSRKAYQRALVYLSYGMRSEKEVRDDLIDKEFEEYVEEIIEQLKDQRLINDLDYAKSYVRTAANLNRKGPKTIMNELNRKGIDKLLIEEAMLEYSFEDQFDNAFNLAEKSWRKSNQKSQREAIQKTKQFLLQKGYDMDIIQEVVNEMDTEKSEDEEYDALVVQGEQAWRRYSSKAKGYDLIRKTKTSLFQKGYPSELIQRFIEMKEEENEE comes from the coding sequence ATGAATCGTTCGGATAAAGAAAAAAAATTCAATGAACAATTGATCAGACTACAACCGAATCAGCCACAAGAAACAAAAAAAGTAGGCAAAGAAAGTGGTAAAAAACCTTCTATCCAAAAAGAGACTAAATCAGTTAATGAAGAGAAAATCACTAGTATCCAAGCACAAAAACGTCCGGGTCGTTATAACATTTTTATCAATGAAGTATATGCTTTCCCAGTAGATGAGGAATTGATTATTCGACATATGCTTCATAAAGGGATGGTTGTATCAAAAGAATTTCAAGAATCCCTCCAAGAAGAAGACGTTTCTAGAAAAGCTTATCAAAGAGCGCTAGTTTACTTGAGTTACGGTATGCGTTCTGAAAAAGAAGTAAGAGATGACTTGATAGATAAAGAATTTGAAGAATACGTCGAAGAAATTATAGAACAACTAAAAGATCAGAGATTGATTAATGATCTGGACTACGCCAAGAGTTACGTAAGAACAGCGGCCAATCTAAATAGAAAAGGTCCGAAGACGATCATGAATGAATTGAACCGAAAAGGGATCGACAAATTACTAATAGAAGAAGCCATGCTAGAATATTCATTTGAAGATCAGTTTGATAATGCGTTCAACTTAGCAGAAAAATCATGGAGAAAATCTAATCAGAAGTCTCAAAGAGAAGCGATTCAGAAAACAAAACAGTTTTTACTTCAAAAAGGCTATGATATGGATATTATCCAAGAAGTGGTCAATGAGATGGACACAGAAAAATCAGAAGACGAAGAGTATGATGCATTAGTCGTGCAAGGTGAACAAGCTTGGAGACGTTACTCCAGCAAGGCAAAGGGATATGATCTGATTAGAAAAACTAAAACGAGTCTGTTTCAAAAGGGATATCCATCCGAATTGATTCAAAGATTCATCGAGATGAAGGAAGAAGAAAATGAAGAATAA
- a CDS encoding general stress protein, giving the protein MERRFEGTFQTKKEIKAEIKRLINEENYSADELLVVTVKDNNELSKNDTLESVEVDLVDSEENGSFWEKIKETLSFGTYDSDEAHNSLEEHGVPHEIAEHHIEALQAGEIVLLANSDAPSHTELSEVNKNVTNEENDQDMKDNQTNPIEEESKEVDAVTNEQKDVKPTDVDTSETDPKNMSGGIDPSQAQDTREEDKVETNESNESNQGTDKSDDQDHTTTEDSGESLDKNPDLTGEETTVVSEESNHGYPENVAKGVVKPESNSPLNAEPKSEKSPSENTEMPESDAKYTDDDANDAGMKEEPTEK; this is encoded by the coding sequence ATGGAAAGAAGATTTGAAGGTACGTTTCAGACTAAAAAAGAGATAAAAGCTGAAATAAAGAGATTAATCAATGAAGAAAACTATTCTGCCGACGAACTTTTAGTCGTAACAGTTAAAGATAATAATGAACTGTCGAAAAACGATACTTTGGAATCTGTTGAAGTTGATTTAGTAGATTCAGAAGAAAATGGTTCATTCTGGGAGAAAATCAAAGAAACCTTATCTTTTGGAACATATGACTCCGACGAAGCTCATAACTCGCTTGAAGAACATGGCGTTCCGCATGAGATTGCTGAACACCATATCGAAGCACTGCAAGCTGGCGAAATTGTATTACTAGCGAACAGTGATGCACCAAGTCATACGGAGTTATCAGAAGTAAATAAAAACGTAACTAATGAGGAGAATGATCAAGATATGAAAGATAATCAGACTAATCCAATAGAAGAAGAAAGCAAAGAAGTAGATGCCGTAACAAACGAGCAAAAAGATGTAAAACCTACGGATGTGGATACGAGCGAAACAGATCCTAAAAATATGAGTGGCGGTATTGATCCTTCACAAGCTCAAGATACTAGAGAAGAAGATAAAGTAGAAACAAATGAATCAAATGAGTCTAATCAGGGTACTGACAAGTCAGATGATCAGGATCACACTACAACTGAAGATAGTGGAGAATCATTAGATAAAAATCCTGATTTAACTGGGGAAGAGACAACTGTTGTATCAGAAGAATCTAATCATGGCTATCCTGAAAATGTAGCAAAGGGTGTCGTAAAACCTGAATCAAATAGTCCATTGAATGCTGAACCAAAATCTGAAAAAAGTCCTTCAGAAAACACTGAAATGCCAGAAAGTGATGCTAAGTATACCGACGACGATGCTAATGATGCCGGTATGAAAGAAGAACCAACAGAAAAATAA
- a CDS encoding sodium:proton antiporter — MQLVIHQLIILLFVSMIVFTIDVKQYYFPVPVVLVFIGIGLSFLPLFSGFETSKDILYELFIPGLLFVSAYQYSAEAFKKNALLIISLSTLGMIATVLLLGTGIYYATSFFYPFSWSISFLLAAILAPTDPISVVSILKHSSGSNEIADVVEGESMLNDGTSVVLFTVFLTLVESGGRFSTLHFVEDFAFVAIGGVVVGLVFGWILSQAVHITSHQPYQVMLSVLIAYGSFLLAEEIGFSGVLATVVSGIMLSNTFSKKEKERPFRIALGGFWNVIDPLLSSILFLFIGIQSAAYLNFDYWYLALIIFVLSVLARFAVLALTLYSVPKWRKKFSNILSVLIMLSWSGIKGSMSVILLLWTLDSSAGEIPILISLAFASILISFVLQSAGIYPLTKLLNKKK; from the coding sequence ATGCAATTAGTGATTCACCAATTAATCATTTTATTATTTGTCAGTATGATCGTCTTCACCATAGACGTAAAACAGTATTATTTTCCTGTACCCGTTGTGCTGGTTTTTATCGGTATCGGTCTTTCCTTTTTGCCCTTGTTTTCAGGATTTGAGACCTCTAAAGATATTCTTTACGAATTGTTTATCCCAGGCCTACTCTTTGTGTCAGCCTATCAGTATTCGGCTGAAGCCTTTAAGAAAAATGCCTTACTAATCATTTCCTTAAGTACTCTAGGGATGATTGCGACAGTTCTTCTACTAGGTACTGGTATCTACTATGCAACTTCTTTCTTCTATCCATTCAGTTGGAGTATCTCTTTTTTACTCGCGGCTATACTAGCTCCTACTGATCCGATTTCAGTTGTATCTATTCTCAAACACAGCTCGGGTTCAAATGAAATCGCTGATGTTGTCGAGGGAGAATCCATGTTGAATGATGGAACGAGTGTTGTTTTATTCACTGTTTTTTTAACGCTTGTAGAATCAGGTGGGAGATTTTCTACCCTTCATTTCGTAGAAGATTTTGCCTTTGTAGCCATCGGCGGAGTCGTTGTTGGGTTGGTATTTGGCTGGATATTAAGTCAGGCTGTGCATATTACTTCCCATCAACCCTATCAAGTCATGTTAAGTGTATTGATTGCATACGGTAGTTTCCTGCTCGCTGAAGAAATTGGCTTTTCTGGTGTACTCGCAACGGTGGTTTCAGGAATCATGCTATCTAATACCTTTTCAAAAAAAGAAAAAGAGAGACCCTTTAGAATCGCGCTAGGAGGCTTCTGGAATGTAATCGATCCATTGTTATCCTCTATCTTATTTCTCTTTATCGGAATACAATCAGCCGCTTACTTGAATTTTGATTATTGGTATTTAGCCCTGATTATTTTCGTCCTTTCCGTTTTGGCTCGCTTTGCAGTCTTGGCTTTAACTTTATACTCTGTGCCTAAATGGAGAAAAAAATTCAGTAATATTCTCTCCGTTCTGATCATGCTTTCATGGTCAGGAATCAAAGGATCCATGTCCGTGATTCTTCTTCTATGGACATTGGATAGTTCAGCTGGTGAAATACCGATCTTGATTTCCTTGGCATTCGCTTCTATCCTGATCTCATTTGTATTACAAAGTGCAGGTATATATCCATTGACTAAGTTATTGAATAAAAAGAAGTGA
- a CDS encoding N-acetylmuramoyl-L-alanine amidase: MDQNEPSLHKFLPKKNLFIAIILLLLSITVASTIVLANENSVTVKASILNVRIGPGLSYDVVTQVNENQRLNVLDEENQWYKVRLSNDEIGWVAGWLVENDEITSETQRYGRVTGKEINIRQYATTDSQILGTVFENTELSILFEEGDWYQVLYLGKVAWIHKDYVEIIDTLSAEPTEETSSTQEVIVGDVQTNIRAAASTDAEILTTAEPNARLIYLDQEQDWYKVQLDDGRTGFVANWVTSLSNVETVNVQEVERQTNRAVTNLSEATIMIDPGHGGKDPGAISASGLYEKDIALSTAKILQRRLQDAGANVLLTRDDDTFISLNDRVYLTHKASADAYISIHFDAMEIANSMTGTTTYYYSDNEKDLADTVNAYLAQNGPLSNNGVRLGDYYVLRNNAQPSILLELGYLNHDVDVTQVNTQSYQSTVVESIYQGLRDYFSN; encoded by the coding sequence ATGGATCAGAATGAACCTTCCCTACATAAATTCTTACCTAAAAAAAATCTTTTTATAGCCATTATTTTACTCTTACTCAGCATTACGGTAGCTTCAACAATCGTATTAGCGAATGAAAACAGCGTTACGGTCAAAGCAAGTATATTAAACGTTCGAATTGGACCTGGTCTCTCTTATGATGTAGTAACTCAAGTCAATGAAAATCAGAGATTGAATGTGCTTGACGAAGAAAACCAGTGGTATAAAGTTAGGCTCTCAAACGATGAAATCGGCTGGGTCGCTGGATGGCTCGTAGAGAATGATGAAATCACTTCTGAAACTCAACGATACGGCAGAGTTACCGGTAAAGAAATTAATATTAGACAATATGCTACAACAGATTCTCAAATCCTTGGTACTGTTTTTGAGAACACTGAACTGTCTATACTCTTCGAGGAGGGTGACTGGTATCAAGTATTGTATCTTGGTAAAGTTGCTTGGATTCACAAAGACTACGTGGAAATCATTGATACATTATCAGCTGAACCTACGGAAGAAACTTCTTCAACACAAGAAGTCATCGTTGGTGATGTCCAAACCAATATCCGAGCAGCTGCTTCAACAGATGCAGAAATTTTAACAACAGCTGAGCCTAATGCCCGTTTAATTTATTTAGACCAAGAACAAGACTGGTATAAAGTTCAGTTAGATGATGGTAGAACGGGTTTTGTCGCCAACTGGGTTACAAGTTTATCCAATGTTGAGACAGTGAATGTTCAAGAAGTGGAAAGACAAACTAACCGAGCGGTCACAAATTTATCAGAAGCTACCATTATGATTGATCCCGGTCACGGTGGAAAAGATCCAGGTGCTATTTCTGCAAGTGGCTTGTACGAAAAAGATATCGCCTTGAGTACCGCCAAAATACTTCAACGTCGTCTTCAAGACGCCGGAGCAAATGTTTTACTAACTAGAGATGATGATACATTTATATCACTGAATGATCGAGTTTACCTTACTCACAAAGCTTCAGCAGATGCTTATATTAGTATTCATTTCGATGCGATGGAAATCGCTAATTCGATGACTGGCACAACAACTTATTATTACTCCGACAACGAAAAAGATCTGGCAGATACAGTCAACGCTTATCTAGCACAGAATGGCCCACTATCTAATAACGGTGTTCGTTTAGGAGATTATTACGTTTTAAGAAACAATGCCCAACCATCTATCTTATTGGAACTGGGATACTTGAATCATGATGTCGATGTCACGCAAGTAAATACTCAGTCCTATCAATCCACTGTTGTAGAATCAATCTACCAGGGATTAAGAGATTACTTCTCAAATTAG
- the aspS gene encoding aspartate--tRNA ligase, producing MKRTMYCGEVREEQVGEKITLSGWVQKRRDLGGMIFVDLRDREGLVQVVFNSDKSKEAFTIAESLRSEFVVEVRGTVVKRREGTVNTSLPTGEIELEATSLSILNKAKTPPFDLQDTNGVSDDLRLKYRYLDLRRNKMKENMIIRHKVKKVFSDFLDEQGFLDIETPYLTKSTPEGARDYLVPSRVHEGKFFALPQSPQLFKQLLMGAGLDRYYQIVRCFRDEDLRGDRQPEFTQVDIETSFVDEEEIQELMEQLLVEVVRKTKGTEITRPFARISYDEAMNRFGSDKPDTRFAMELVELGDVVADSDFKVFSSTLENGGIVKGLTVKGAADQFSRKNIDALGEVASIYGAKGLAWMKVTAEGFSGPIAKFFNDKPITTELQERMQAEEGDLLLFVADKPKVVFDALGAIRTHLGKELNLIDEDELAFLWVDQWPLLEYDEEAGRYSAAHHPFTMPLEKDIEKLETDPQSVYANAYDIVLNGYEIGGGSIRIHQRELQEKMLSALGFSKEEAANQFGFLLDALEYGFPPHGGIAFGLDRLVMILAKEKNIREVIAFPKNGKSIDPLTNAPSFVSDSQLQELSLEVTKKEGDS from the coding sequence ATGAAAAGAACGATGTATTGTGGAGAAGTAAGAGAAGAGCAAGTTGGAGAAAAAATCACACTTTCTGGGTGGGTTCAAAAAAGAAGAGACTTAGGTGGAATGATCTTTGTTGATTTAAGAGATAGAGAAGGTCTTGTACAAGTCGTATTTAATTCAGATAAATCAAAAGAAGCTTTTACGATTGCGGAATCTTTGCGCTCTGAATTTGTTGTTGAAGTAAGGGGTACAGTGGTTAAGAGACGGGAAGGAACAGTTAATACTTCATTACCTACTGGAGAAATCGAACTTGAAGCAACAAGCTTATCTATTTTAAATAAAGCTAAAACTCCACCATTTGACTTGCAAGATACAAACGGTGTGTCAGATGACCTTAGACTGAAATACAGATATTTGGATCTTAGAAGAAACAAAATGAAAGAAAACATGATCATCCGTCATAAAGTAAAAAAAGTATTCAGTGACTTCTTAGATGAACAAGGATTCTTGGATATCGAGACACCTTACCTAACAAAATCAACGCCGGAAGGGGCGAGAGACTATCTTGTACCTTCAAGAGTGCACGAAGGAAAATTCTTCGCACTTCCCCAGTCACCTCAATTATTTAAGCAACTATTGATGGGCGCTGGACTAGACCGTTATTACCAAATCGTTCGTTGTTTTAGAGATGAAGATTTAAGAGGGGATCGTCAGCCAGAATTCACTCAAGTCGATATTGAAACAAGTTTTGTCGATGAAGAAGAAATTCAAGAATTGATGGAACAGTTGCTCGTTGAAGTCGTTAGAAAAACTAAAGGTACAGAAATCACTAGACCATTTGCGCGTATTTCATATGATGAAGCAATGAACCGTTTTGGTAGCGATAAGCCAGACACAAGATTTGCTATGGAACTTGTTGAATTGGGAGATGTAGTTGCAGATTCAGATTTCAAAGTATTCTCTAGTACTTTAGAAAACGGTGGAATTGTTAAAGGATTGACCGTCAAAGGTGCTGCAGATCAATTCTCGCGTAAAAATATTGATGCACTAGGAGAAGTTGCTTCTATATACGGTGCTAAAGGATTAGCTTGGATGAAAGTTACTGCTGAAGGCTTTAGTGGGCCGATTGCTAAATTCTTTAATGATAAACCCATTACCACTGAATTACAAGAAAGAATGCAGGCGGAAGAAGGGGATTTGCTATTATTTGTAGCAGATAAGCCTAAAGTTGTGTTTGACGCGCTTGGAGCGATCAGAACGCATCTTGGTAAAGAACTGAACTTGATCGATGAAGATGAGTTGGCCTTTTTATGGGTAGATCAATGGCCACTTCTTGAATATGATGAAGAAGCGGGTAGATATAGTGCTGCGCATCATCCATTCACGATGCCACTTGAAAAAGATATTGAAAAACTAGAAACTGATCCTCAAAGTGTTTATGCGAATGCCTACGATATCGTATTAAACGGATATGAGATTGGTGGAGGCTCTATTCGTATACACCAAAGAGAGTTACAGGAAAAAATGCTTAGTGCATTAGGATTCTCAAAAGAAGAAGCGGCTAACCAATTCGGATTCTTATTAGATGCTTTGGAATACGGATTCCCACCTCACGGAGGAATCGCCTTTGGATTAGATAGATTAGTGATGATCCTTGCTAAAGAAAAGAATATCAGAGAAGTTATTGCCTTCCCTAAAAATGGAAAATCAATTGATCCACTGACAAATGCACCTTCTTTCGTATCTGATAGCCAGCTTCAAGAATTATCACTAGAAGTAACGAAAAAAGAAGGAGATTCATAA
- the dtd gene encoding D-aminoacyl-tRNA deacylase has protein sequence MRLVIQRVLEAQVKIDNEIVGSIDKGLMILVGVGENDSEEDVDYLVQKASNMRIFEDENGKMNLSLQQVEGSILSVSQFTLYADTKKGNRPSFTRSAKPDKAIPLYEQFNESLRNQGIRVEKGRFGADMKVSLINDGPVTITIDSQNR, from the coding sequence TTGCGTTTAGTTATACAAAGAGTTTTAGAAGCTCAAGTAAAGATCGATAATGAAATTGTAGGTTCCATTGATAAAGGGTTAATGATTCTTGTGGGTGTCGGTGAAAACGACTCAGAAGAAGATGTAGATTACCTCGTTCAAAAAGCGAGCAATATGCGTATATTTGAAGATGAAAACGGAAAGATGAATCTTTCTCTACAACAAGTAGAAGGTTCAATCTTATCTGTTTCTCAGTTCACGTTATATGCCGATACGAAAAAAGGGAATCGTCCAAGCTTTACCCGCTCGGCTAAGCCCGATAAAGCGATCCCGTTATATGAGCAATTCAACGAGTCTCTTAGAAATCAGGGAATTAGAGTTGAAAAGGGTCGTTTTGGAGCGGATATGAAAGTTTCCTTGATCAATGACGGACCGGTAACTATTACAATTGATTCTCAAAATAGGTAA
- a CDS encoding helix-turn-helix domain-containing protein, with protein MDKVEVKELFKKERVDKLKKLNSDAFSYRYLIEDQVTDAITEGNREMLEDTLNIINLDEVLEYLAEEGIEHQLRNFKNQLIIVNTYCRIAAKNGGVLPLYLHLISERFSILIEDAESIQYLRENVYYEIYREYCQAVIDFSTLTYSSAMTEVVSYITENLTSELTLTNIASIFGMHPVHLARKFKQETGTTFIGYVNQQRIYLAKYYFHLGNYQLSQVANLSGFNSHSYFTKVFKKITGQTPTKYIKQLPVNEKV; from the coding sequence ATGGATAAGGTAGAAGTAAAAGAACTATTCAAAAAAGAACGCGTTGATAAACTTAAAAAGTTGAATAGCGATGCTTTCAGCTACCGTTACTTGATTGAGGACCAAGTAACAGATGCTATTACTGAAGGAAATCGTGAAATGCTTGAAGATACGCTGAACATTATTAATCTTGATGAGGTACTTGAGTATCTTGCAGAAGAAGGTATTGAACATCAATTAAGAAATTTCAAGAATCAATTAATCATCGTTAACACTTACTGTAGAATTGCTGCAAAAAATGGGGGCGTATTACCACTTTATCTTCACTTGATATCTGAGCGCTTCTCTATTCTTATTGAAGATGCTGAATCTATTCAATATCTAAGAGAAAATGTATATTATGAAATCTATAGAGAATACTGCCAGGCAGTGATTGATTTCTCTACTTTGACTTATTCTAGTGCGATGACAGAAGTAGTAAGTTATATCACTGAAAACCTTACTAGCGAATTGACTTTAACGAATATTGCTTCAATTTTTGGTATGCACCCTGTACATCTTGCTCGTAAATTCAAACAAGAAACAGGTACGACTTTTATTGGTTATGTGAACCAGCAAAGAATATACTTGGCTAAATATTATTTCCATCTTGGAAACTACCAGTTAAGCCAAGTTGCTAATTTATCTGGATTCAATAGTCATTCTTATTTCACGAAAGTGTTCAAGAAAATTACCGGTCAAACACCAACCAAATATATCAAGCAACTACCGGTTAACGAAAAAGTCTAG
- a CDS encoding SDR family oxidoreductase, translating to MTEENIVKTQEPKKDYLMDDESENMRREPVVENEEYKSADKLKDKVAIITGGDSGIGAATAILFAKEGAKVAFTYHSSDDDAEKTKNRLQEIGADVLVFKGDVGDEKHAAEVTQEVVSKWGSIDILVNHAGEQMYQESILDITAEQVDRTYRTNIFSMIYFVKAVFPHMNEGGKIINTSSVTAYKGNPNLLDYSGTNGAIVSFTRSLSQNQEFTNKKIRVNTVAPGPIWTPLIPATFPEEEIASWGKDGALGRPGEAYELAPAYVFLASDDSSYVTGQTIHVNGGVIVNG from the coding sequence ATGACTGAAGAAAATATCGTAAAAACTCAAGAACCGAAAAAAGATTACTTGATGGATGACGAATCAGAAAATATGCGTCGTGAGCCAGTAGTTGAAAATGAAGAATATAAATCAGCCGATAAACTTAAAGATAAAGTGGCAATCATTACAGGTGGCGATTCTGGAATCGGAGCAGCTACGGCTATACTTTTTGCCAAAGAAGGTGCAAAAGTAGCTTTCACTTATCATTCTTCCGATGATGATGCTGAAAAGACTAAAAATCGCCTTCAAGAAATTGGCGCTGATGTATTAGTATTTAAAGGTGACGTTGGTGATGAGAAACACGCGGCTGAAGTTACTCAAGAGGTCGTCTCTAAATGGGGATCTATTGATATTTTAGTGAATCATGCCGGGGAGCAAATGTATCAAGAGTCTATCTTGGATATAACTGCTGAACAAGTGGACAGAACTTACCGTACAAATATCTTTAGTATGATTTATTTTGTTAAAGCTGTTTTCCCTCACATGAACGAAGGTGGAAAGATTATCAATACTTCCTCTGTAACAGCTTATAAAGGTAATCCAAATCTACTAGACTATTCTGGGACGAATGGAGCGATTGTATCCTTTACGCGTTCATTGTCTCAAAACCAAGAGTTCACTAATAAAAAAATCAGAGTGAACACTGTAGCACCAGGACCAATCTGGACACCACTTATTCCAGCAACATTCCCAGAAGAAGAAATTGCTAGTTGGGGTAAAGATGGTGCACTTGGAAGACCAGGGGAAGCTTATGAATTAGCACCTGCTTATGTATTCCTAGCAAGTGATGATTCTAGTTACGTAACTGGGCAAACTATCCACGTTAATGGTGGAGTTATTGTTAACGGATAA